CCTTCCTCGAGGCACGGGGAGACGAGGTCGACGTGATCTCGCTCCCGGCGCGGTCGGACGGCGAGCGCGGACTCGAGACGGTTTCCGGTCCTCTCGAATCCGACCGAACGGTTCGCAGGCGACTGGACCGCCCGTACGACGTCCTCCTGCAGGACGAACTCTGCTATCCGACGCTGGCCGAGCACAACCCGCGACTCGAGCGACCCGGAGCAATCGTCTCGCTCGTCCACCTCCTCCGGACGCCCGACCCGGCAGTGGACGACTCTCGCGTGCGCGAACGCGAAAAACGTTACCTCGAGTCCGTCGACGCCGCGGTCTGTACCAGTTCGCACACCCGCGGTCGGACGACCAGCCTCGCGGATGGTGACCTGCCGACGCTCGTCGCCCCGCCGGCAGGGCGTCACGAGGGGGCGGCACTATCTGTCGACGCCGTCCGCGAGCGCGCCCGAACCGATCCGTTTCGACTCGCGTTCGTCGGGAACGTCGTCCCGCGAAAGAACACCACGACGCTGCTCGAGGCGTTTGCACGAATCGACGAGGACGACGACTGCCGGGCGACCGTCGTCGGCTCCCTCGAGACGGATTCGACGTACGCTCGCGCGGTCCGCGAGCACGCACGCTCGCTCGGCGTCGAGGACCGGGTAACGTTTACCGGGAGAGTCGAGACGGCCGTCCTCGAGTCGATCCTCGAGCGCTCGCACGTCCTCGCGGTGCCGGCCCGCTACGAGGGGTTCGGGATGGTCTACCTCGAGGCGATGGAGTACGGCGTCGTGCCGATCGCGAGCAGCGTCGGCGGCGCGAGCGAGTTCGTCGCGGACGGCCGGAACGGGTTCGTCGTCGACCCGACCGATACGGACCAACTCGCCGATCGACTGGGGGCGCTCGCGGCCGACCGCAACCGACTCGCGGCGCTGGGTACCGGAGCGCTCGAGAACGCCACAGCGCACCCCACGTGGGACGAAACGCTGGGATCGGTTCGGACGTTTCTCCAGCAGTGCTGCGAGCGGGGGACGACCGGAGGTGGTCCGACGTGACCGACTCGATGCAGACGTATCTCGAGGCCAAACGTACCGTCGACGACCGCGCGCTGAATCGGCGCGTCCTCGAGCGGTTCACGACCGCGCTTTCCAACCGACCGGAGCCGGTGCGGATCGTCGAACTCGGCTGCGGTGTCGGCACCATGATTGCCCGATTCGCCGAGTGGGACTGCCTACCGGCGCGGGTCTCCTACCGCGCCGTCGATCGGGACGTTGCGAGTATCCAACGCGCGCGAGAACTGGTCCCCGCACGGCTCGAGGCGGCCGGCTATACGGTCGCTCCGCTCGAGTCGGAGGCCGACGAGACGGTCGAAGGCGGCATCCCAAAATCGACGACGGTCGGCGCTCGACCCGACGAGTCGGGCGGTGACGCGGCGACGCGACTCGAGATCACACTCGAGGTCGCCGACGGGTTCGGACTCGAGGACGACGCCGACGCCGTCGTCGCGGCAGCGCTGCTCGATATCGTCGCACTCGAGGATGCGATACCCGGGATCGCCGACCTCCTTGGGGACGACGGCCTGTGCTACGCGCCGATCACGTACGACGGAGGAACGACGTTCGCGCCGCGGGATCGGTTGGACGACCGAATCGAAGCGCAGTACCACCGCCACATGGACGAGGTTCGGGACGAGGGAAGCAGCCAGGCCGGGAGCGAACTCCTCACGAGGCTCCCTCGGCAGGGGTGGGGTGTCCTCGCCGCCGGCGGTTCGGACTGGATCGTTCGACCGAGAGAGGGCGAGTATCCCGACGACGAGGATGCAGTCGTCGGCCGGGTTCTCGAGACGATGGCTGACGCCCTCGAGGAGGTGTCGTCACCCGGACTCGAGGCCAGCGTGCGCGAGGGGTGGTTCGATCGTCGGTGGCGCGAACTCGAGGACGGTGAGCTCGTCTACGTCGCACACAATCTCGACGTGCTGGCGCGGGTTCCATAACTAGGTCACTCACAGACCAGCGGCTCTCGAGCGCTGGGTTCGAAAAAGGGGTCTCGTCCGGCGTCGACGTTCGTACCGATTATGCGTCGGCTTCTGCAGCAAGAACGTCGTCGTACTCGCCGCCGTCGACCTTCTGTTTGAACTCTCGTGCGTCGTCGCC
Above is a window of Natronorubrum tibetense GA33 DNA encoding:
- a CDS encoding glycosyltransferase family 4 protein, with the protein product MEIGLVVEGDLEQTSGGYRYDRKLVAFLEARGDEVDVISLPARSDGERGLETVSGPLESDRTVRRRLDRPYDVLLQDELCYPTLAEHNPRLERPGAIVSLVHLLRTPDPAVDDSRVREREKRYLESVDAAVCTSSHTRGRTTSLADGDLPTLVAPPAGRHEGAALSVDAVRERARTDPFRLAFVGNVVPRKNTTTLLEAFARIDEDDDCRATVVGSLETDSTYARAVREHARSLGVEDRVTFTGRVETAVLESILERSHVLAVPARYEGFGMVYLEAMEYGVVPIASSVGGASEFVADGRNGFVVDPTDTDQLADRLGALAADRNRLAALGTGALENATAHPTWDETLGSVRTFLQQCCERGTTGGGPT
- a CDS encoding class I SAM-dependent methyltransferase translates to MLRAGDDRRWSDVTDSMQTYLEAKRTVDDRALNRRVLERFTTALSNRPEPVRIVELGCGVGTMIARFAEWDCLPARVSYRAVDRDVASIQRARELVPARLEAAGYTVAPLESEADETVEGGIPKSTTVGARPDESGGDAATRLEITLEVADGFGLEDDADAVVAAALLDIVALEDAIPGIADLLGDDGLCYAPITYDGGTTFAPRDRLDDRIEAQYHRHMDEVRDEGSSQAGSELLTRLPRQGWGVLAAGGSDWIVRPREGEYPDDEDAVVGRVLETMADALEEVSSPGLEASVREGWFDRRWRELEDGELVYVAHNLDVLARVP